One Verrucomicrobiota bacterium genomic window, TCCTCCGTCCACAGCGGGTGGTAGTTCGCGTCACCTATGCGATGCATCAAATGCGGATGTGAAGAAGACAAAGTGATCGACTCCCGTACGGCTCGTGGTGGCTTGACGATTCGTCGACGTCGGGAGTGCTTGGCTTGCGGTTACCGTTTCACGACCTACGAGCAGATCGAGCACGAGGAGCTCATGGTGGTGAAACGCGATGGGCGATCCGAAGAGTTTTCACGCGACAAGTTGCTCTCCGGGCTGAGGAAAGCCTGCCAGAAACGTCCGGTTTCGCCCAAAGTGATTGAGGAATTGGTGGACCGGATCGTGGATGAGATCAACACGAAATACGACCGGGAGGTTCCTTCCATGGCCATCGGCGAACGGGTGATGGAGGGCCTCCGGCAGATCGACCAGGTCGCTTACGTCCGCTTCGCCAGCGTTTACCGTCGATTCCAAGAGGCGACCGAGTTTGTCCAGGAAGTCAAGAAGCTTGAGGAGTTGATGTGATACAACTGCACCGAGATTGCCTGCTGCTCCAAACGCTGGACGGGGATTTCATTCCGTGTTTGCCCGATCTTTTCTCGATTCAATTGGTGGATACGGAAGGTTCGGCGGTTGATCCGGAAGTGATTCGCCACGCGACGGCCGCGGTGTTGCACTACTTCAAGCATGACCTGGGACGGCAATCCATCTCGGTCGCCGAATTCGCCAACGCTCTTGAACAGGTTCTCCAAGCCGTGGGATTGAAATTGGGTTCCTCCGCAGCACAAACCCAATCCGCCTCGAAAACGGAAACCGCTGATCTGGGCGCCCTCGCCTCGCATTGTGGCGCGGGGTTTGAATTGGCTTTCTTCTCAACGATCCGCCAGGAATTGAGCGCAAGATTGGC contains:
- the nrdR gene encoding transcriptional repressor NrdR, whose protein sequence is MRCIKCGCEEDKVIDSRTARGGLTIRRRRECLACGYRFTTYEQIEHEELMVVKRDGRSEEFSRDKLLSGLRKACQKRPVSPKVIEELVDRIVDEINTKYDREVPSMAIGERVMEGLRQIDQVAYVRFASVYRRFQEATEFVQEVKKLEELM